Proteins from a genomic interval of Paenibacillus sp. RC334:
- a CDS encoding right-handed parallel beta-helix repeat-containing protein, translating to MKKLGEIFLALAIVLGLGLAVGNVQPPSVSAAGTEYYVATSGSDSNAGTSDAPWKTLQHAADVAPAGSKVYVRGGMYNQKLKITRSGSASQGPIVFTNYGTETATIDGTGLSVNGIQGLIELADVDYVTVQGFEIRNFTTASKNAVPVGIYVHGSGGFINLSNNKIHDIKNTVTPTGKDRLGRDAHGIAVYGTKAPASIHDLTISGNELYNLVLGSSESLVLNGNVDGFAVTDNLIHNNDNIGIDLIGFEGTAPNTAYDQARNGLVKGNRVYNNSSNNNLSYKKDDNSAGGIYVDGGKDSIIEQNYSYNNDIGIEIASEHAGKATSNITVRSNVIYNNRLTGIAMGGYDDERGSTVNCKIVNNTLYKNDTLGGGSGQLFVQYDTQNNVIKNNIFVASSTDVLIYNEYTNNSGNVVDYNLYFAPGGSSEANWTWKNKEYTGFSAYKKGTGNDAHSLFIDPKFVNAAGGDFHLQSSSPAIDAGDTDRAIIGTLDIDGKPRVQGAAVNIGAYE from the coding sequence ATGAAGAAACTCGGGGAAATTTTTCTGGCATTAGCCATAGTTTTGGGGCTTGGTCTAGCGGTCGGAAATGTGCAGCCTCCCTCCGTCTCCGCGGCCGGTACAGAATATTATGTGGCCACGAGCGGCAGCGACTCCAACGCCGGAACGAGCGACGCGCCGTGGAAGACGCTGCAGCACGCGGCCGACGTGGCTCCTGCGGGCAGCAAGGTTTACGTCCGGGGCGGCATGTACAATCAGAAGCTGAAGATTACCCGCTCCGGCTCCGCTTCGCAGGGTCCCATTGTGTTCACCAACTATGGGACCGAGACCGCCACCATTGACGGCACCGGACTTTCGGTCAACGGGATCCAAGGGCTGATCGAACTGGCCGATGTCGATTACGTTACCGTTCAGGGGTTTGAAATCCGCAATTTTACCACTGCTTCCAAGAACGCGGTGCCTGTAGGTATTTATGTCCACGGTTCGGGCGGCTTCATTAATCTGTCCAACAACAAAATCCATGACATCAAAAACACGGTCACCCCGACCGGCAAAGATCGGCTGGGCCGGGACGCCCACGGCATCGCTGTTTATGGCACGAAAGCTCCGGCTTCGATTCACGACCTTACGATCAGCGGCAATGAGCTTTACAATCTTGTGCTGGGTTCGAGTGAATCGCTCGTTTTAAACGGCAACGTGGATGGTTTTGCGGTGACCGACAACCTCATTCACAATAATGACAACATCGGGATCGATCTGATTGGCTTTGAGGGAACCGCGCCGAATACCGCTTACGATCAGGCGCGAAACGGGTTGGTGAAGGGCAACCGGGTGTACAATAATTCTTCCAATAATAACCTATCTTACAAGAAAGACGACAACTCGGCCGGCGGCATTTATGTGGATGGCGGCAAGGACAGCATTATCGAGCAGAACTACAGCTACAACAACGACATCGGCATCGAAATTGCCTCCGAGCATGCCGGCAAAGCCACCAGCAATATTACGGTCCGCAGCAACGTGATATATAACAACCGGCTGACCGGCATCGCCATGGGCGGTTACGATGATGAGCGCGGCTCGACGGTTAACTGCAAGATCGTGAACAACACGCTGTACAAGAACGATACGCTTGGCGGCGGAAGCGGCCAGCTATTCGTTCAGTACGATACGCAAAACAACGTGATCAAGAACAATATTTTCGTGGCCAGCTCCACGGATGTGCTGATCTACAATGAATACACCAACAATTCCGGCAATGTTGTGGATTATAATTTATATTTCGCTCCGGGCGGCAGCTCGGAAGCCAACTGGACGTGGAAAAATAAAGAATACACGGGTTTCTCCGCTTATAAAAAGGGAACCGGCAACGATGCACATTCCTTGTTCATCGACCCCAAATTTGTGAATGCTGCAGGAGGCGATTTCCATCTTCAGTCTTCGTCTCCGGCAATCGATGCCGGTGACACGGACCGTGCCATCATCGGAACGCTGGATATTGACGGAAAACCAAGAGTACAGGGAGCCGCTGTGAACATCGGCGCCTACGAATAA
- the modB gene encoding molybdate ABC transporter permease subunit: MDWSAFLPPVIVSVKVAVAASIFVFLLATVVARMMANCKLRRGISMIETLLLLPLVLPPTVVGFILLILLGRKSWIGTAFESLFQQTIVFTWGAAVVAAVIVAFPLAYRTIKAGFEAVDPEVEHAARAQGANEWQVFRYITMPLAYRPLISGYILGFARGLGEFGATLMLAGNIPEQTQTLSTAIYTASEAGNMTLSWSWVAVIILFSFIMLMLSNRLVKD, translated from the coding sequence TTGGATTGGTCAGCTTTTCTTCCTCCGGTTATCGTATCCGTCAAAGTCGCAGTCGCCGCCAGCATCTTTGTATTTCTGTTAGCTACCGTGGTGGCTCGGATGATGGCGAACTGCAAGCTGCGGAGGGGAATCAGCATGATCGAGACGCTCTTACTTCTTCCGCTTGTTTTGCCTCCCACAGTCGTTGGCTTTATTCTGCTTATCTTGCTGGGGAGGAAAAGCTGGATCGGAACAGCCTTCGAAAGCCTGTTCCAGCAGACGATTGTATTTACGTGGGGAGCTGCGGTGGTGGCTGCTGTAATTGTGGCTTTTCCACTGGCTTATCGGACGATCAAGGCAGGCTTTGAAGCCGTCGATCCCGAGGTAGAGCATGCTGCACGTGCACAAGGCGCCAACGAATGGCAAGTATTTCGCTACATTACGATGCCTCTCGCCTACCGCCCACTCATCTCGGGATACATTCTCGGATTTGCCCGGGGATTAGGAGAATTTGGCGCTACGCTGATGCTTGCGGGTAATATTCCCGAACAGACCCAAACCCTGTCTACGGCGATTTACACCGCATCCGAGGCCGGGAATATGACACTCTCCTGGAGCTGGGTAGCCGTCATCATTCTGTTCTCTTTTATCATGTTGATGCTTTCAAACCGATTGGTGAAGGATTAG
- the modA gene encoding molybdate ABC transporter substrate-binding protein, producing the protein MKMKFGYIFTLVGLLAWVLVGCSSSAAVQPTQSAPKTEIIVSAAASLQDSLNTLKDQYEKQHTDIKLTFNYASSGTLQKQIEQGAPADVFISAGMKQMKALTDASLVEKDSVLLQNKLVVVVPQDKAKSITLHDLTSPSFLKVAVGEPTTVPAGQYSKEALTKAGLWDKLEPKLVFAKDVRQVLNYVETGNADAGLVYLTDAKSSDKAVVALEVPEELHAPILYPEGIVKATKHSKEAGEFLDFLRTDEAMSVFSKDGFSAPTEKTGK; encoded by the coding sequence TTGAAAATGAAATTCGGGTACATATTCACGTTGGTTGGATTGTTGGCATGGGTGCTGGTTGGTTGCTCGTCTTCGGCTGCTGTACAGCCGACACAGTCTGCGCCAAAAACAGAGATCATCGTATCTGCCGCAGCGAGCCTTCAAGATAGTCTGAATACACTCAAGGACCAGTATGAAAAGCAGCATACGGATATCAAACTTACCTTTAACTATGCTTCATCCGGCACATTGCAAAAACAAATTGAGCAAGGCGCACCCGCTGACGTATTTATTTCGGCAGGTATGAAGCAAATGAAGGCATTGACCGATGCTTCATTGGTGGAAAAGGATAGCGTACTGCTCCAAAATAAACTGGTTGTAGTCGTTCCGCAGGATAAGGCCAAAAGCATTACACTCCATGATCTGACAAGCCCATCCTTCTTGAAAGTAGCTGTTGGGGAGCCAACTACCGTTCCTGCTGGACAGTATTCCAAAGAAGCGCTGACGAAGGCCGGACTATGGGACAAGCTGGAGCCTAAGCTGGTATTCGCCAAGGACGTAAGACAGGTATTAAACTATGTGGAAACAGGCAACGCCGATGCGGGACTTGTCTACCTGACGGATGCCAAATCATCCGATAAAGCAGTCGTTGCGCTGGAAGTACCTGAGGAATTGCATGCTCCGATTCTCTATCCGGAAGGTATTGTAAAAGCAACGAAACACAGCAAGGAAGCTGGTGAGTTTCTCGATTTTCTGCGTACGGATGAAGCGATGAGCGTATTCAGTAAGGACGGATTTTCAGCTCCTACAGAAAAGACAGGGAAATAG
- a CDS encoding thiazole biosynthesis adenylyltransferase ThiF, with translation MSEMKKDQNMDADAEAQTQASHARYSRQELFTKIGPAGQQNIRSKHVLIIGAGALGTANADMLVRAGIGRLTLVDRDYVDWSNLQRQQLYDEADARDHMPKAVAAQKRLQQVNSDVDIRALIRDVSLEEIDDIAAGVDLIVDATDNFDTRLLINDYAVKHQIPWIYGACVGSYGTTFTIVPGQTPCLHCLLGTVPLGGATCDTAGVISPAVQMVAAYQSAEALKLLTGDDSALQGKLISFDLWNNQHQAIQISAMKKADCPTCGEHPVYPFLQSEHQSKSAVLCGRDTVQIRPASGAVRDLNEAARLLSRQGGKVEHNPYLVSVVIGAHRLVLFQDGRVLIHGTKDIAEARSIVHKYLG, from the coding sequence ATGTCTGAAATGAAGAAGGATCAGAACATGGACGCCGATGCAGAAGCGCAGACGCAGGCGTCTCATGCCCGATATTCGAGACAAGAGCTGTTTACGAAAATTGGGCCAGCAGGACAGCAAAATATTCGCAGCAAGCACGTGCTTATCATTGGGGCTGGAGCACTGGGTACCGCCAATGCGGACATGCTGGTGCGAGCGGGCATCGGACGACTGACGCTGGTGGATCGCGATTATGTAGATTGGAGTAATCTACAACGCCAACAGCTCTATGATGAAGCGGACGCTCGTGATCATATGCCGAAGGCGGTGGCAGCGCAGAAGCGATTGCAGCAAGTCAATTCAGACGTGGACATTCGTGCACTAATTCGGGACGTATCGCTGGAAGAAATCGACGATATTGCAGCAGGTGTGGACCTCATCGTAGATGCTACTGACAACTTTGATACACGTCTGCTCATTAACGATTACGCGGTCAAGCACCAAATTCCTTGGATTTACGGGGCTTGTGTGGGTAGCTACGGGACGACCTTTACCATCGTGCCGGGACAGACACCGTGCCTGCATTGCCTGCTCGGAACCGTACCTCTTGGCGGCGCAACCTGCGACACGGCGGGTGTGATTAGCCCAGCTGTGCAGATGGTGGCAGCCTACCAAAGCGCCGAAGCACTGAAGCTGCTCACCGGGGACGACTCAGCGCTGCAAGGCAAGCTGATTTCCTTTGATCTGTGGAACAATCAGCATCAGGCGATCCAGATCAGCGCGATGAAGAAAGCCGACTGCCCAACGTGTGGCGAGCATCCGGTGTATCCTTTTTTACAATCGGAGCATCAATCCAAGTCGGCTGTTTTGTGCGGACGTGATACGGTTCAAATCCGCCCGGCCTCCGGTGCTGTGCGCGATCTGAATGAAGCGGCGCGTCTATTGTCACGTCAGGGAGGCAAGGTTGAGCATAATCCATATCTGGTATCCGTAGTGATTGGAGCGCATCGGCTGGTTCTATTTCAGGATGGACGCGTTCTGATCCATGGCACGAAGGACATCGCCGAGGCGAGATCTATTGTTCACAAATATTTGGGCTGA
- a CDS encoding molybdenum cofactor biosynthesis protein MoaE, with amino-acid sequence MQYRIQLFAGMAEQLGQSVITLELPQETVTIADIRKSLNEQYSEASSQLQGSFFTNNKKLASPEELIHPSDTITLLQSAPGMETVISPCGLFAITYDPIDADEVTLKVQDPSHGASLTFNGTTREYTQGQRTVLLEYEAYVPMAMNKMKQIGDEIAERWPSTRTAITHRLGTVRIGETSVVIAVSAAHRDTCYEASRHAIERLKQIVPIWKKEVWEDGSEWKGHQLGGWNPNGA; translated from the coding sequence ATGCAATACCGTATTCAATTATTCGCGGGTATGGCAGAGCAGCTTGGTCAATCCGTGATCACGCTGGAGTTACCGCAGGAAACGGTGACCATTGCAGACATTCGAAAAAGCTTGAATGAGCAATATTCGGAAGCGTCTTCACAGCTGCAAGGTTCTTTTTTTACGAATAATAAAAAACTGGCTTCTCCAGAGGAACTAATACATCCTTCAGATACAATCACGCTTCTTCAGTCCGCACCAGGGATGGAAACGGTCATTTCGCCATGTGGCTTGTTTGCGATCACGTACGATCCGATTGATGCCGATGAGGTGACCTTGAAGGTGCAGGACCCATCCCATGGGGCTTCCCTGACCTTTAATGGAACGACTCGGGAATATACCCAAGGTCAGCGTACTGTGTTGCTGGAATATGAGGCGTATGTCCCGATGGCGATGAACAAGATGAAGCAGATTGGTGACGAGATTGCAGAGCGTTGGCCGTCTACACGTACGGCGATTACACATCGGCTTGGTACGGTGAGGATTGGAGAGACGAGCGTTGTGATTGCTGTTTCTGCTGCACACCGCGATACTTGCTACGAAGCCAGCCGCCATGCGATTGAACGCTTGAAGCAAATCGTGCCGATCTGGAAAAAGGAAGTGTGGGAGGACGGCTCGGAATGGAAGGGGCATCAGCTAGGAGGTTGGAACCCTAATGGGGCGTAA
- a CDS encoding MoaD/ThiS family protein codes for MKYHIQVFAGLAEQMGGPIITVPTDQETMTIAALKDLLSERFPEVAAQLRGSFVAKNQAYAAPEDLVSIADEIAIIPPVSGG; via the coding sequence ATGAAATATCATATTCAAGTATTTGCCGGTCTTGCGGAACAGATGGGAGGGCCCATCATCACAGTACCCACCGATCAGGAAACGATGACCATTGCCGCGTTAAAAGACCTGCTATCCGAGCGCTTTCCAGAAGTAGCCGCGCAGTTGCGGGGTTCTTTTGTTGCCAAAAACCAGGCTTATGCCGCACCGGAGGATCTGGTGAGTATAGCTGACGAAATTGCGATCATTCCCCCGGTTTCAGGAGGGTAA
- the fdhD gene encoding formate dehydrogenase accessory sulfurtransferase FdhD, translated as MEKPAEIKRQILRYRDGQIKRDEDTVVTEHPVTIKINQQEFATMVCTPEYVEDMAVGFLASEGVIQQYDDIEDIWVQEKEGFVHIKTRRMNEFYQNFHSKRYITSCCGKSRQGFYFMNDAKVAKRMNDTHVMLSFDDCFRLMNLMQNSAHTFQETGGVHNAALCDKDGIILSRMDIGRHNALDKIYGYCLKHDIVLQDKIIVFSGRISSEILLKVAKIGCEVVLSKSAPTELALELAEDLGITTVGFIRNHSLNVYTHPQRIEELVESKI; from the coding sequence ATGGAAAAGCCAGCTGAGATCAAACGCCAGATTCTCCGTTATCGTGACGGTCAGATCAAGCGTGATGAGGACACTGTGGTGACGGAGCATCCGGTGACGATCAAAATCAATCAGCAGGAATTTGCCACCATGGTTTGTACACCGGAGTATGTGGAGGATATGGCAGTAGGCTTTTTGGCCTCGGAAGGTGTCATTCAACAGTATGATGATATCGAAGATATTTGGGTTCAGGAAAAAGAAGGCTTTGTTCATATCAAAACCCGGCGGATGAATGAGTTCTATCAAAACTTTCATTCCAAACGGTACATTACCTCCTGCTGTGGGAAAAGCAGACAGGGCTTCTACTTTATGAATGATGCCAAAGTGGCAAAAAGAATGAACGACACTCATGTCATGCTGTCTTTTGACGACTGCTTCCGCCTGATGAATTTGATGCAAAACTCGGCGCACACGTTTCAGGAGACTGGGGGCGTTCATAATGCCGCACTGTGTGACAAGGACGGAATCATTCTGTCGAGAATGGATATCGGCCGACACAATGCGCTGGATAAAATCTATGGATATTGCCTCAAGCATGATATTGTATTACAAGATAAAATCATTGTATTCAGTGGGCGGATTTCGTCTGAAATTTTGTTGAAGGTCGCCAAGATTGGCTGTGAAGTGGTGCTGTCCAAGTCGGCTCCGACAGAGCTTGCGCTTGAATTGGCTGAGGATTTGGGCATTACTACGGTAGGCTTTATACGAAATCATTCTCTGAATGTATATACGCATCCCCAGCGGATTGAGGAACTGGTTGAATCTAAAATATAG